A window of Mucilaginibacter robiniae genomic DNA:
GTGACAATGAATCAGGTCAGGCTTTTGCTGCGACCAGGTAATCCAGTCCAGAAAAGCCAGCTGAAACATAATGAACTGTTCACGTTCATCCGGGTAGCTGTAAACTTCAGGCCGGTCCAGTAAACCCGGAACATAAATCAGGTATAATGGAAAGCCCAGCTTATCAGTAGTTTCTTTCTGGATTTGAAAATCATAACGTTTGCGACCCAAACGGGTAGAACCTTCAAACACTATTTCAAACTCGCTTTCTTGTACAAATTTGCGGTTGTAGTAGGGTAGCACTACAGATGCCTGAATACCTGCCAGGTTCTGGTATTTAGGTAATGCTCCTACAACATCGGCTAGGCCGCCTACTTTGGCCACCGGATAACATTCGGCACTCAGGTGAAAAACTTTCATGTATTAGGTAAGATAGGCTCAAAGTAAGCAATCTTTTTGCGTACTTAAGCACAACCTGTAACCAATAAAATGTGTTTTTCTAAAGTGTTAATTATTGAAGAAAAACTCCATGAAAAAATTAAAAAAATAGCTATCTAAGTAAAACTTCAATGGCTGTTTTGGGTATAAAAAGTTTAGTGAAGATAGGGAAATACATGAACTAAATTCTATATTCGTCATCATTGTTCCTATGCTTAAACATGTACTCACAAGAGTTGCGCTGATAATCGGTTTATTAAAGGTTTGCTATACAGCGTTTGCACAACCTGTAAAGGAGCCTCGAGATGTAAATTCAGAATGGTCAAAATCTTATCCACCTTTTCGTATTGTGGGTAACTTGTATTACGTAGGTACTTATGATTTGGCCTGTTATCTAATAACCACCCCTAAAGGTAATATCTTAATCAATACCGGGCTTGCAGGCTCGCTTCCGCTTATTCAAACTAGCATTGAAGCATTAGGCTTTAAGTTATCCAACACTAAAGTTTTATTAACCATGCAGGCTCATTACGATCACATGGGGGCAATGGCTGCTATAAAAAAGCTTACAGACGCCCGGATGATGGTAGACGAAAAAGACGTAGAGGTGATGGAAGATGGCGGTCGGTCAGATTATGCACTAGGTGGTGATACCAGTACCTATATGCCATTAAAAGCCGACCGCTTGCTGCACAATGGTGATATTGTAAAGTTAGGCGGTATGAAGATTACGATGTTACATCATCCGGGGCATACCAAAGGCTCTTGCAGCTTTCTATTTACGGTGAAAGATGAGCAAAGTGCATATCGGGTACTGTTGGCCAATATGCCTACTATAGTTACCGGAAAAAGATTTTCAGCCATACCGGATTATCCTGAAATTGCAAGCGATTATGCCTATACATTACATGCCATGAAAAACCTGTCGTTTGATGTTTGGCTTTCTTCGCACGCCAGCCAGTTTGGGCTGCATACCAAACACCATCCAGGTGATCCTTACAATCCATCGGCTTTCATTGATCAAAAAGGTTATGACGCAGCCATTCATGTTTTACAAAGCGAGTTTGACAAAAAACTGCAAGCCCAATAAACTTTACTATAGTTTGTAAGCAGCTTAATGTGCTTCCAACCAGTTGGCGCCAGTGCCCATTTCTACCACAATAGGTACCTCGGTTACTATAGCCGTTTTCATAAAATGTTCCACAATAGGTTTTACGGCTTCTATTTCGGTTTGAGGCACATCAAAAATCAACTCATCATGCACCTGCATGGTCATGCGGGCATCCAGCTTTTGATTTTTTAGCTCCTGATGAATGTTAATCATGGCTATCTTAATCATATCCGCAGCCGAGCCTTGAATAGGGGCATTAATCGCGTTTCGCTCTGCAAAGCCACGTACCGTAGAGTTGGCCGAGTTAATATCGCGCAGATAACGACGACGGCCCTTCAGGGTTTGTACATAACCATTTTCACGAGCAAAATTCATGGTTTCAGTCATGTAACTTTTAATACCGGCAAACTGAACAAAGTATTGTTCAATGATTTCTGTAGCTTCCTTACGCGGTATGCCCAAGCTTTGCGATAATCCGAAAGACGATTGCCCGTAAATGATACCAAAGTTTACGGCTTTAGCATTACGGCGCTGCTCGCTGGTGACATCCTCTATAGCTACGCCATACACGTTGGCTGCTGTAGCAGTGTGAATGTCTAGGTTTTTGGCAAAGGCATCCAGCATGTTGGGATCTTTGCTGATTTCGGCAATAATACGTAGTTCTATTTGTGAGTAGTCGGCAGAGAGCAGTATATGGTTGGCATCACGCGGAATAAAAGCACGGCGTACCTCGCGGCCTCGTTCTGTACGGATAGGTATATTTTGCAGGTTAGGGTTGTTAGAGCTTAAACGGCCCGTAGCGGCAATAGCCTGGTTGTATGAGGTATGCACACGACCAGTTTTAGGATTAATCATCAGCGGTAAAGCATCTACATAGGTAGATTTAAGCTTAAGCATCTGCCTGAAATCCAAAATATCACGTACAATGTCGCTTTTGGCGGCTAGTGCCAGCAAAACATCTTCGCCAGTTTGGTATTGGCCGGTTTTGGTTTTCTTGGCGTTTGGGTCCAGCATGAGTTTTTCAAACAGTACTTCGCCCAATTGCTTAGGGGAAGATACATTGAACTTCATGCCGGCTTTTTCATATACGGTTTGTTCCAGGCGTTTTACTTCAGCGTCCAGTTGCTTTGAGTATTCCTGTAAAGCAGGCTGATCAATTTTTACGCCTTCAAACTCCATATCGGCCAGTACGTAAATTAACGGGTGTTCAATCTCGTTAATCAGCTGTTCGGCTTTAACGGCTTGTAACTTGGGTTCAAAAACAGCTTTTAGCTGTAAGGTAACGTCAGCATCTTCGGCGGCATACTCTTTTACCTTTTCTACATCCACATCACGCATAGTGAGCTGATTTTTGCCTTTGGGGCCAATCAGGGAAGTAATAGAAACCGGTTTGTAGCCTAAGTAATTTTCAGACAAGATATCCATGCCGTGCCGCGTATCCGGGTCCAGAATGTAGTGGGCCATCATGGTATCAAACAAGCTGCCCTTTACCTGAATACCATACCATTTCAGCACCAGAATATCGTACTTCACATTTTGCCCAACTTTGTTAATAGATTCGTTTTCCAATACTGGTTTAAACTCATCGGCAATGGCCTTAGCTCCTTCATAATCAGCAGGCACGGGAATGTACCAAGCCTCGCCAGGTTTAATGGCGAAAGATAAGCCTACCAGTTCACAGTTGTTAGCGTCAATGCCAGTGGTTTCGGTATCAAAAGTGATTTCGGTTTGCTGTAACAGCAATTGCACCAGTTCGGCCCGTTGTTCAGGCGTATTAACTAGGTGGTACTCGTGCGGTACGTTTTCGATATGGTTAGCCGCTGCTATGGGCGCATCAGCCATATCGTTTATATCTATTGACGTAATACGTGCATTGCCTGATGGTGGGCTGCTGAATAAATCGCCTTGAGTGGAAGTAGCTCTAATTTCAGTTACACTAAAATCTTCGCCAAATACCCGCCGACCTAAGGTTCTGAACTCCAGTTCGGCAAATAAGGGCTCTAGTAGTTCGCGGCTGGGTTCAGATATTTTCAAACTTTCTTCATGCAGT
This region includes:
- the polA gene encoding DNA polymerase I; this encodes MKKLFLLDGMALMYRAHFALSKNPRFTSGGLNTSAVMGFTNTILDVLRKEKPTHMAVVFDTDAPTERHTDFTEYKAHRQAMPEDLSQAMPYVFKLIHGFQIPLITSDGYEADDVIGTLAKKAEQEGFQVYCMTPDKDFAQLVSENIWVYKPSRMGSDIEIMGVKEVCTKWEIQDVCQVIDILGLWGDAVDNIPGIPGIGEKTAKQLIKQYGSMENIFAHTHELKGKLRENLENHQAQGLMSKKLATILLDAPVELHEESLKISEPSRELLEPLFAELEFRTLGRRVFGEDFSVTEIRATSTQGDLFSSPPSGNARITSIDINDMADAPIAAANHIENVPHEYHLVNTPEQRAELVQLLLQQTEITFDTETTGIDANNCELVGLSFAIKPGEAWYIPVPADYEGAKAIADEFKPVLENESINKVGQNVKYDILVLKWYGIQVKGSLFDTMMAHYILDPDTRHGMDILSENYLGYKPVSITSLIGPKGKNQLTMRDVDVEKVKEYAAEDADVTLQLKAVFEPKLQAVKAEQLINEIEHPLIYVLADMEFEGVKIDQPALQEYSKQLDAEVKRLEQTVYEKAGMKFNVSSPKQLGEVLFEKLMLDPNAKKTKTGQYQTGEDVLLALAAKSDIVRDILDFRQMLKLKSTYVDALPLMINPKTGRVHTSYNQAIAATGRLSSNNPNLQNIPIRTERGREVRRAFIPRDANHILLSADYSQIELRIIAEISKDPNMLDAFAKNLDIHTATAANVYGVAIEDVTSEQRRNAKAVNFGIIYGQSSFGLSQSLGIPRKEATEIIEQYFVQFAGIKSYMTETMNFARENGYVQTLKGRRRYLRDINSANSTVRGFAERNAINAPIQGSAADMIKIAMINIHQELKNQKLDARMTMQVHDELIFDVPQTEIEAVKPIVEHFMKTAIVTEVPIVVEMGTGANWLEAH
- the bla gene encoding subclass B3 metallo-beta-lactamase, which produces MLKHVLTRVALIIGLLKVCYTAFAQPVKEPRDVNSEWSKSYPPFRIVGNLYYVGTYDLACYLITTPKGNILINTGLAGSLPLIQTSIEALGFKLSNTKVLLTMQAHYDHMGAMAAIKKLTDARMMVDEKDVEVMEDGGRSDYALGGDTSTYMPLKADRLLHNGDIVKLGGMKITMLHHPGHTKGSCSFLFTVKDEQSAYRVLLANMPTIVTGKRFSAIPDYPEIASDYAYTLHAMKNLSFDVWLSSHASQFGLHTKHHPGDPYNPSAFIDQKGYDAAIHVLQSEFDKKLQAQ